Proteins found in one Streptomyces sp. CB09001 genomic segment:
- a CDS encoding AAA family ATPase produces the protein MWPGVELSNTEFPDDELLHEQEFIDGLYARVDALRGDAEDSVTDALAQGNTPQQARLERDILVAERSGLLAALNAVDGSLCFGRIDLTSGAGHHIGRIGLRADDAERTPVLIDWRAGVARPFYLATGHTPMGLRRRRHITSEGRTVTALHDEILDLGDETRTGHEDPSGDAVLLAALNSARTGRMGDIVQTIQADQDRIIRAPHRGVLVVEGGPGTGKTAVALHRAAYLLYEHRELLAKRAVLIVGPNPAFLGYIGEVLPSLGETGVLLATVGELFPGVKATATDTPEAAAVKGRAEMADVLAEAVRDRQALPDPVIAIEHDREILMLDDDLVNVARERTRAAKLPHNAAREHFEGHILNTLTDMVAERIGTDPYDGSNLLDPSDITQIRDELAENPEVWAAIDQLWPRLTPRRLVADLLAAPEAFLPAEDAAAVRRPVTRRWTVADVPLLDEAAELLGVDDRVARSRAEREREEQIAYAQGVLDVSYASRTYEFEDKDEEDAEVLSAHDIIDAERFAERHEEDDHRSAAERAAADRTWAFGHIIVDEAQELSPMAWRLLMRRCPTRSMTLVGDPAQTAEAAGVGSWSKILAPYVEDRWEHTRLGVNYRTPAEIMDLAAAVVRAGDPEFTPPSSVRSTGVRPWVRATGDLPAAVAEAVRELTPEEGRLAVIAPRELHRVLAARLDGVTADAEPDLTQRVVLLDPRQSKGLEFDSVLVVEPGRYGTSDLYVALTRATQHLAVLHGEPLPKGLVDAD, from the coding sequence ATGTGGCCGGGAGTGGAATTGTCAAACACCGAATTTCCGGACGATGAATTGCTGCACGAGCAGGAATTCATCGACGGACTGTACGCGCGCGTGGACGCGCTGCGTGGCGACGCCGAGGACTCCGTGACCGACGCGCTCGCGCAGGGCAACACCCCCCAGCAGGCCCGCCTGGAGCGGGACATCCTGGTCGCCGAGCGCTCCGGGCTGCTCGCCGCGCTCAACGCCGTGGACGGCTCCCTCTGCTTCGGCCGGATCGACCTCACCTCTGGGGCGGGCCACCACATCGGCCGCATCGGTCTGCGCGCCGACGACGCCGAACGCACCCCCGTCCTCATCGACTGGCGGGCCGGTGTGGCCCGCCCCTTCTACCTGGCCACCGGCCACACCCCGATGGGGCTGCGCCGCCGCCGGCACATCACCAGCGAGGGCCGCACGGTCACCGCGCTGCACGACGAGATCCTCGACCTCGGCGACGAGACCCGCACCGGCCACGAGGACCCGTCCGGCGACGCCGTGCTGCTCGCCGCGCTGAACTCCGCGCGCACCGGCCGCATGGGCGACATCGTCCAGACCATCCAGGCCGACCAGGACCGCATCATCCGCGCCCCGCACCGCGGCGTCCTGGTCGTCGAGGGCGGACCCGGCACCGGCAAGACCGCCGTCGCCCTGCACCGCGCCGCCTACCTCCTCTACGAGCACCGCGAACTGCTCGCCAAGCGTGCCGTCCTCATCGTCGGCCCCAACCCGGCCTTCCTCGGCTACATCGGCGAGGTGCTGCCCTCGCTCGGCGAGACCGGCGTGCTCCTCGCCACCGTCGGCGAGCTGTTCCCCGGCGTGAAGGCCACGGCGACGGACACCCCCGAGGCGGCGGCCGTGAAGGGCCGCGCCGAGATGGCCGACGTCCTCGCCGAGGCGGTCCGCGACCGGCAGGCGCTGCCCGACCCGGTGATCGCGATCGAGCACGACCGCGAGATCCTCATGCTCGACGACGACCTGGTCAACGTCGCCCGCGAGCGCACCCGCGCCGCCAAGCTGCCGCACAACGCGGCCCGCGAGCACTTCGAGGGGCACATCCTCAACACCCTCACCGACATGGTCGCCGAGCGCATCGGCACCGACCCCTACGACGGCAGCAACCTCCTCGACCCCAGCGACATCACCCAGATCCGCGACGAACTCGCCGAGAATCCCGAGGTCTGGGCCGCCATCGACCAGCTGTGGCCCCGGCTCACCCCGCGCCGCCTGGTCGCCGACCTGCTCGCCGCCCCCGAGGCCTTCCTCCCCGCCGAGGACGCCGCCGCCGTCCGCCGCCCGGTCACCCGGCGCTGGACCGTCGCCGACGTGCCCCTGCTGGACGAGGCCGCGGAACTGCTCGGCGTCGACGACCGGGTGGCCCGCTCCCGCGCCGAACGCGAGCGCGAGGAGCAGATCGCCTACGCGCAGGGTGTGCTGGACGTGTCGTACGCGTCCCGGACCTACGAGTTCGAGGACAAGGACGAGGAGGACGCCGAGGTCCTGTCCGCGCACGACATCATCGACGCCGAGCGCTTCGCCGAACGCCATGAGGAGGACGACCACCGCAGTGCCGCCGAGCGCGCCGCGGCCGACCGCACCTGGGCCTTCGGGCACATCATCGTGGACGAGGCGCAGGAGCTGTCCCCGATGGCCTGGCGGCTGCTGATGCGCCGCTGCCCCACCCGCTCCATGACCCTGGTCGGCGACCCGGCGCAGACGGCGGAGGCGGCCGGTGTCGGCTCCTGGTCGAAGATCCTCGCCCCCTACGTCGAGGACCGCTGGGAGCACACCCGCCTGGGCGTCAACTACCGCACCCCGGCGGAGATCATGGACCTCGCCGCGGCCGTCGTCCGCGCCGGCGACCCGGAGTTCACGCCCCCGAGTTCGGTGCGCTCGACCGGCGTACGCCCCTGGGTCCGCGCCACCGGCGACCTCCCGGCCGCCGTGGCCGAGGCGGTCCGGGAGCTGACCCCCGAGGAGGGTCGCCTCGCCGTCATCGCCCCGCGCGAGCTGCACCGGGTCCTCGCGGCCCGCCTGGACGGCGTGACGGCGGACGCCGAGCCCGACCTCACCCAGCGCGTCGTCCTGCTCGACCCGCGCCAGTCCAAGGGCCTGGAGTTCGACTCCGTCCTGGTCGTCGAGCCCGGCCGCTACGGCACCAGCGACCTGTACGTCGCCCTCACCCGCGCCACCCAGCACCTCGCCGTCCTGCACGGCGAGCCGCTGCCGAAGGGGCTGGTGGACGCGGACTGA
- a CDS encoding phosphotransferase encodes MSEAVIRTDTSPPGLLASLDPLLREWLPRQRWFAGKGRPVTGFSLVAATELLPADSRLGLHHVLVRAHQRHSPAGGAAEEPGDCYQLLIGTREALPPRLAPALIGHVTEGPAAGRTAYDALYDTRPAEVLLEALRTRARIGGLRFERAPGDGIRTGLVPRLTTAEQSNSSVVYGDTFILKLLRRIVPGVNPDLELPLALAREGCPRVPAPVGWMVADLAGRSWVLGVLQPYLQGATDGWDLALRELAKGEDFVAEARALGRATAEVHGALARALPTVTLGHAQARQLADGMIGRLAEAARAVPLLRSYAPALRTAFTALADLASEGRTWSAQRVHGDLHLGQCLRSPDGEWSLIDFEGEPAKPLAERRLPQPAVRDVAGMLRSFDYAAHSADVRVPGWAETCRAAYCTGYAEADGHDPRTDPVLLRAYETDKAVYEVLYEARHRPDWLEVPLTAVRRLSLPEPA; translated from the coding sequence ATGTCGGAAGCCGTCATACGCACCGATACGAGCCCGCCGGGACTCCTCGCATCCCTCGACCCCCTGCTGCGGGAATGGCTGCCGCGGCAACGCTGGTTCGCCGGCAAGGGCCGCCCGGTCACCGGCTTCTCCCTGGTCGCCGCGACCGAACTGCTCCCCGCCGACTCCCGTCTCGGCCTCCACCACGTGCTGGTCCGCGCCCATCAGCGGCACAGCCCGGCCGGAGGCGCGGCGGAGGAGCCGGGCGACTGCTACCAGCTCCTGATCGGCACCCGCGAGGCGCTGCCGCCCCGGCTCGCCCCCGCCCTGATCGGCCACGTGACCGAGGGCCCGGCGGCCGGGCGCACCGCGTACGACGCCCTGTACGACACCCGTCCCGCCGAGGTGCTGCTTGAGGCGCTGCGCACGCGGGCCCGCATCGGCGGGCTGCGTTTCGAGCGGGCACCGGGCGACGGCATACGCACGGGGCTGGTGCCGCGGCTGACGACCGCCGAGCAGTCGAACTCGTCGGTCGTGTACGGAGACACGTTCATCCTCAAGCTGCTGCGGCGGATCGTGCCCGGCGTCAACCCCGACCTGGAACTGCCGCTGGCCCTGGCCCGCGAGGGCTGCCCCCGGGTGCCCGCACCGGTGGGGTGGATGGTGGCGGACCTGGCCGGCCGGTCCTGGGTGCTGGGCGTGCTCCAGCCCTATCTGCAGGGCGCGACCGACGGCTGGGACCTGGCGCTGCGCGAGCTGGCCAAGGGCGAGGACTTCGTCGCCGAGGCCCGGGCACTCGGGCGGGCCACCGCCGAGGTGCACGGCGCGCTGGCCCGCGCGCTGCCGACCGTCACCCTCGGCCACGCCCAGGCGCGGCAGCTCGCCGACGGCATGATCGGGCGGCTGGCGGAGGCGGCGCGGGCCGTGCCCCTGCTGAGGTCGTACGCGCCGGCGCTGCGGACTGCGTTCACCGCGTTGGCGGACCTGGCCTCCGAGGGCCGTACCTGGTCGGCGCAGCGCGTCCACGGCGACCTGCACCTGGGCCAGTGCCTGCGCTCCCCCGACGGCGAGTGGTCCCTGATCGACTTCGAGGGGGAACCGGCGAAACCCCTCGCCGAGCGCCGGCTGCCGCAGCCGGCGGTGCGGGACGTCGCGGGGATGCTGCGCTCCTTCGACTACGCCGCGCACTCGGCCGACGTACGTGTGCCGGGCTGGGCCGAGACCTGCCGGGCCGCGTACTGCACCGGCTACGCGGAGGCGGACGGCCACGACCCGCGCACCGACCCGGTGCTGCTGCGCGCCTACGAGACGGACAAGGCGGTCTACGAGGTCCTGTACGAGGCCCGGCACCGTCCCGACTGGCTCGAGGTGCCCCTGACGGCGGTGCGCCGCCTGTCCCTGCCCGAGCCGGCCTGA
- the glgB gene encoding 1,4-alpha-glucan branching enzyme — protein sequence MIPRPSSSGPDPKKTTGKQTNGKQTNGKKTAGKKTAEAAKKAVPKKTATKRATPPEATASPGTEVAVSPTPAADRERLLAGTHHDPHAVLGAHRVPGGVAFRVFRPYALAVTVLSGELRVGLHGDGDGFFSGLVPLKDVPPHRLLVAYEGTEQEIEDPYRFLPTLGELDLHLLGEGRHEELWRALGAHPTTHDGVAGTRFAVWAPNARGVRVAGGFNFWDGTGHPMRSLGSTGVWELFLPGVGAGELYKFEITRPDGSRTFRADPLARRTEVPPATSSVVHASDYAWGDGEWLAHRADAPAHEAPMSVYEVHLPSWRPGLTYRELAEQLPAYVADLGFTHVELMPVAEHPFGGSWGYQVTGFYAPTARLGVPDDFKYLVDRLHRAGIGVLMDWVPAHFPRDDWALAEFDGRPLYEHSDPLRAAHPDWGTLEFDFGRREVRNFLVANAVYWCEEFHIDGLRVDAVASMLYLDYSREPGQWTPNEHGGRENLDAVAFLQEMNATLYRRVPGVVTVAEESTAWDGVTRATHHEGPSGFGGLGFGLKWNMGWMHDSLDYMSHEPVHRRHHHGEMTFSMVYAYSENYVLPISHDEVVHGKRSLVSKMPGDWWQQRANERTYLGFMWAHPGKQLLFMGQEFAQGAEWSEAHGPDWWLLDPEYGASADHRGVRDLVRDLNTVYRATPALWRRDTHPSGFSWVVGDAAEDDVLAFLRLDADGSPLLAVSNFAPVVRSGYRLGVPDEVPAWHEVLNTDAARYGGGDVVNPDPVKPEAQGWHGRPASIRLTLPPLATVWLRPA from the coding sequence GTGATCCCCCGCCCCTCGTCCAGCGGTCCCGACCCGAAGAAGACGACCGGAAAGCAAACGAACGGGAAGCAAACGAACGGGAAGAAGACGGCCGGGAAGAAGACGGCCGAGGCCGCGAAGAAGGCCGTCCCCAAGAAGACCGCGACGAAGCGGGCCACGCCCCCGGAGGCCACCGCCTCCCCCGGGACCGAGGTCGCCGTCTCCCCCACGCCGGCCGCCGACCGGGAGCGGCTGCTGGCCGGCACGCACCACGATCCGCACGCGGTGCTCGGCGCCCATCGGGTGCCCGGCGGGGTCGCGTTCCGGGTGTTCCGGCCGTACGCCCTGGCCGTGACGGTGCTGTCCGGGGAGCTGCGGGTCGGGCTGCACGGCGACGGGGACGGCTTCTTCTCCGGCCTGGTGCCGCTGAAGGACGTCCCGCCCCACCGGCTCCTCGTGGCGTACGAGGGGACGGAACAGGAGATCGAGGACCCGTACCGCTTCCTGCCCACCCTGGGCGAGCTGGACCTGCACCTGCTCGGCGAGGGGCGGCACGAGGAGCTGTGGCGGGCGCTCGGCGCGCACCCGACGACGCACGACGGGGTGGCGGGCACCCGGTTCGCGGTGTGGGCGCCGAACGCGCGCGGGGTCCGGGTGGCGGGCGGCTTCAACTTCTGGGACGGCACCGGCCACCCGATGCGCTCCCTCGGCTCGACCGGGGTGTGGGAGCTGTTCCTGCCGGGCGTCGGCGCGGGCGAGCTGTACAAGTTCGAGATCACCCGGCCCGACGGTTCGCGCACCTTCCGCGCCGACCCGCTGGCCCGTCGTACGGAGGTGCCGCCGGCCACGTCCTCCGTGGTGCACGCCTCGGACTACGCGTGGGGCGACGGTGAGTGGCTGGCCCACCGCGCGGACGCGCCCGCGCACGAGGCGCCGATGTCGGTGTACGAGGTCCACCTGCCCTCCTGGCGGCCCGGGCTGACCTACCGCGAGCTGGCCGAGCAGCTCCCCGCCTACGTCGCGGACCTCGGCTTCACCCACGTCGAGCTGATGCCGGTCGCCGAGCACCCCTTCGGCGGCTCCTGGGGGTACCAGGTCACCGGCTTCTACGCGCCCACGGCCCGGCTCGGCGTCCCCGACGACTTCAAGTACCTGGTCGACCGGCTGCACCGGGCCGGGATCGGCGTGCTGATGGACTGGGTGCCGGCGCATTTCCCGCGCGACGACTGGGCGCTGGCCGAGTTCGACGGGCGCCCGCTGTACGAGCACTCCGATCCGCTGCGGGCGGCGCATCCGGACTGGGGAACGCTGGAGTTCGACTTCGGGCGCCGGGAGGTGCGCAACTTCCTGGTGGCCAACGCCGTGTACTGGTGCGAGGAGTTCCACATCGACGGGCTGCGCGTGGACGCGGTCGCCTCGATGCTGTACCTCGACTACTCGCGCGAGCCGGGCCAGTGGACGCCGAACGAGCACGGCGGCCGGGAGAACCTGGACGCGGTGGCGTTCCTCCAGGAGATGAACGCGACGCTGTACCGGCGGGTGCCCGGCGTCGTGACGGTGGCGGAGGAGTCGACGGCCTGGGACGGGGTCACGCGGGCCACGCACCACGAGGGCCCGAGCGGCTTCGGCGGGCTCGGTTTCGGGCTGAAGTGGAACATGGGCTGGATGCACGACTCGCTCGACTACATGAGCCACGAGCCGGTCCACCGCAGGCACCACCACGGGGAGATGACCTTCTCCATGGTGTACGCGTACAGCGAGAACTACGTGTTGCCGATATCCCACGACGAGGTGGTGCACGGCAAGAGGTCCCTGGTGTCGAAGATGCCCGGCGACTGGTGGCAGCAGCGCGCCAACGAGCGGACGTACCTGGGCTTCATGTGGGCGCACCCCGGCAAGCAGCTGCTGTTCATGGGGCAGGAGTTCGCGCAGGGCGCGGAGTGGTCGGAGGCGCACGGCCCCGACTGGTGGCTGCTCGACCCGGAGTACGGGGCGTCGGCGGACCACCGGGGCGTGCGCGACCTGGTGCGCGACCTGAACACCGTCTACCGGGCCACGCCCGCGCTGTGGCGGCGCGACACCCATCCCTCCGGCTTCTCGTGGGTGGTCGGCGACGCGGCCGAGGACGACGTCCTGGCGTTCCTGCGGCTGGACGCCGACGGTTCCCCGCTGCTCGCGGTGTCGAACTTCGCCCCGGTGGTCCGCTCCGGCTACCGCCTCGGCGTGCCCGACGAGGTCCCGGCCTGGCACGAGGTGCTCAACACCGACGCCGCCCGGTACGGCGGCGGCGACGTGGTGAACCCGGACCCGGTCAAGCCGGAGGCGCAGGGGTGGCACGGCCGGCCGGCGAGCATCCGGCTGACCCTGCCGCCCCTGGCGACGGTGTGGCTGCGTCCGGCCTGA
- the treS gene encoding maltose alpha-D-glucosyltransferase → MIVNEPVPDTFEDTPAKDRDPDWFKRAVFYEVLVRSFQDSNGDGVGDLKGLTAKLDYLQWLGVDCLWLPPFFKSPLRDGGYDVSDYTAVLPEFGDLADFVEFVDAAHQRGMRVIIDFVMNHTSDQHPWFQESRKNPDGPYGDYYVWADDDKQFQDARIIFVDTEASNWTYDPVRKQYYWHRFFSHQPDLNYENPAVQEEMLAGLKFWLDLGIDGFRLDAVPYLYQEEGTNCENLPRTHDFLKRVRKEIDAQYPDTVVLAEANQWPEDVVDYFGDYSAGGDECHMAFHFPVMPRIFMAVRRESRYPVSEILAKTPAIPSGCQWGIFLRNHDELTLEMVTDEERDYMYAEYAKDPRMRANIGIRRRLAPLLDNDRNQIELFTALLLSLPGSPILYYGDEIGMGDNIWLGDRDAVRTPMQWTPDRNAGFSSSDPGRLFLPTIMDPVHGYQVTNVEASMASPSSLLHWTRRMIEIRKQNVAFGLGTYTELPSSNPAVLAFLREHGDDLVLCVHNFSRFAQPTELDLSAFGGRHPVELFGGVRFPAVGDLPYLLTLGGHGFYWFRLRKDAV, encoded by the coding sequence ATGATCGTCAACGAGCCCGTGCCGGACACCTTCGAGGACACCCCCGCCAAGGACCGGGACCCGGACTGGTTCAAACGAGCCGTCTTCTACGAGGTCCTCGTCCGTTCCTTCCAGGACAGCAACGGCGACGGCGTCGGTGACCTCAAGGGCCTGACCGCCAAGCTGGACTACCTGCAATGGCTGGGCGTGGACTGCCTGTGGCTCCCGCCCTTCTTCAAGTCACCGCTGCGCGACGGCGGCTACGACGTCTCCGACTACACCGCCGTCCTGCCGGAGTTCGGCGACCTCGCGGACTTCGTGGAGTTCGTGGACGCGGCGCACCAGCGCGGCATGCGCGTGATCATCGACTTCGTCATGAACCACACCAGCGACCAGCACCCGTGGTTCCAGGAGTCCCGCAAGAACCCGGACGGCCCGTACGGCGACTACTACGTCTGGGCCGACGACGACAAGCAGTTCCAGGACGCGCGGATCATCTTCGTCGACACCGAGGCGTCCAACTGGACCTACGATCCGGTGCGCAAGCAGTACTACTGGCACCGGTTCTTCTCCCACCAGCCGGACCTCAACTACGAGAACCCGGCCGTGCAGGAGGAGATGCTGGCCGGGCTGAAGTTCTGGCTGGACCTGGGCATCGACGGGTTCCGGCTGGACGCGGTGCCGTACCTCTACCAGGAGGAGGGCACCAACTGCGAGAACCTGCCGCGCACGCACGACTTCCTGAAGCGGGTGCGCAAGGAGATCGACGCGCAGTACCCGGACACGGTGGTGCTGGCCGAGGCCAACCAGTGGCCGGAGGACGTCGTCGACTACTTCGGCGACTACTCGGCGGGCGGCGACGAGTGCCACATGGCCTTCCACTTCCCGGTGATGCCCCGCATCTTCATGGCGGTCAGAAGGGAGTCCCGCTACCCGGTCTCCGAGATCCTCGCCAAGACCCCGGCCATCCCGTCCGGCTGCCAGTGGGGCATCTTCCTGCGCAACCACGACGAGCTGACCCTGGAAATGGTCACCGACGAGGAACGCGACTACATGTACGCGGAGTACGCCAAGGACCCGCGCATGCGCGCCAACATCGGCATCCGCCGGCGGCTGGCCCCGCTCCTCGACAACGACCGCAACCAGATCGAGCTGTTCACGGCCCTGCTGCTGTCCCTGCCCGGCTCGCCGATCCTCTACTACGGCGACGAGATCGGCATGGGCGACAACATCTGGCTCGGCGACCGCGACGCCGTGCGCACCCCCATGCAGTGGACGCCCGACCGCAACGCGGGCTTCTCCTCGTCCGACCCGGGCCGCCTGTTCCTGCCCACGATCATGGACCCGGTCCACGGCTACCAGGTGACGAACGTCGAGGCCTCGATGGCCTCGCCCTCCTCGCTGCTGCACTGGACCCGGCGCATGATCGAGATCCGGAAGCAGAACGTGGCCTTCGGCCTGGGCACCTACACCGAGCTGCCCTCGTCCAACCCGGCAGTGCTGGCCTTCCTGCGCGAGCACGGGGACGACCTGGTCCTGTGCGTCCACAACTTCTCCCGGTTCGCGCAGCCCACGGAGCTCGACCTCAGTGCCTTCGGCGGACGCCATCCGGTCGAGCTGTTCGGCGGGGTGCGTTTCCCGGCGGTCGGCGACCTGCCGTACCTGCTGACCCTCGGCGGTCACGGCTTCTACTGGTTCCGGCTGCGCAAGGACGCGGTCTAG
- a CDS encoding cation:dicarboxylase symporter family transporter, which yields MTSNAATAPAAPKAKRDRTHYLYIAVIIAVALGIAVGLIAPDFATELKPLGTGFVNLIKMMISPIIFCTIVLGIGSVRKAAKVGAVGGIALGYFLVMSLVALAIGLIVGNILDPGTGLAVTDAVKETGQAQVDAEAKGTVDFLMGIIPTTIVSAFTAGEVLQTLLIALLCGFALQAMGNAGQPVLRGIEHIQRLVFRVLAMIMWAAPVGAFGAIAAVTGSAGVDALKSLAVLMLGFYATCVIFLFVVLGTVLRVVAGINVFSLFKYLGREFLLILSTSSSESALPRLIAKMEHLGVSKPVVGITVPTGYSFNLDGTMIYMTMASLFISDAMGTPMSIGEQIPLLLFLLVASKGAAGVSGAGLATLAGGLQSHKPALVDGIGLIVGIDRFMSEARALTNFGGNAVATVLIGTWTKEIDKDRVNEVLAGRAPFDEKTLLDDGHGAADDGDSADLPGQGGEKELAKA from the coding sequence GTGACCAGCAACGCCGCTACGGCACCTGCCGCACCCAAAGCCAAGCGCGACCGCACGCACTATCTCTACATCGCCGTGATCATCGCGGTCGCCCTCGGTATCGCCGTCGGTCTGATCGCGCCGGACTTCGCCACCGAGCTGAAGCCGCTCGGCACCGGCTTCGTGAACCTCATCAAGATGATGATCTCGCCGATCATCTTCTGCACGATCGTGCTGGGCATCGGCTCGGTCCGCAAGGCCGCCAAGGTCGGCGCGGTCGGCGGTATCGCGCTGGGCTACTTCCTGGTGATGTCGCTGGTGGCCCTCGCCATCGGCCTGATCGTCGGCAACATCCTGGACCCGGGCACGGGCCTCGCGGTCACCGACGCCGTCAAGGAGACCGGCCAGGCACAGGTCGACGCGGAGGCCAAGGGCACCGTCGACTTCCTGATGGGCATCATCCCGACCACGATCGTCTCCGCCTTCACCGCGGGCGAGGTGCTCCAGACCCTGCTGATCGCCCTGCTCTGCGGCTTCGCCCTGCAGGCCATGGGCAACGCCGGGCAGCCCGTCCTGCGCGGTATCGAGCACATCCAGCGGCTGGTCTTCCGCGTCCTGGCCATGATCATGTGGGCCGCCCCGGTGGGTGCCTTCGGCGCCATCGCCGCCGTCACCGGCTCGGCGGGCGTCGACGCCCTCAAGAGCCTGGCCGTGCTGATGCTCGGCTTCTACGCGACCTGCGTCATCTTCCTCTTCGTGGTGCTCGGCACGGTGCTGCGCGTCGTCGCCGGGATCAACGTCTTCTCGCTTTTCAAGTACCTGGGCCGCGAGTTCCTGCTGATCCTTTCCACGTCCTCCTCCGAGTCGGCGCTGCCGCGCCTCATCGCGAAGATGGAGCACCTGGGCGTCAGCAAGCCGGTGGTCGGCATCACCGTCCCGACCGGCTACTCGTTCAACCTCGACGGCACCATGATCTACATGACCATGGCCTCGCTGTTCATCTCGGACGCCATGGGCACGCCGATGTCGATCGGCGAGCAGATCCCGCTGCTGCTCTTCCTGCTGGTGGCCTCCAAGGGCGCCGCCGGTGTCTCCGGCGCCGGTCTCGCCACGCTGGCCGGCGGTCTCCAGTCGCACAAGCCCGCCCTGGTGGACGGCATCGGTCTGATCGTCGGCATCGACCGCTTCATGAGCGAGGCCCGCGCCCTGACCAACTTCGGCGGCAACGCCGTCGCCACCGTCCTCATCGGCACCTGGACCAAGGAGATCGACAAGGACCGGGTGAACGAGGTGCTGGCCGGACGGGCCCCGTTCGACGAGAAGACCCTCCTGGACGACGGCCACGGCGCCGCCGACGACGGCGACAGCGCGGACCTGCCCGGGCAGGGCGGCGAGAAGGAGCTGGCGAAGGCCTGA
- a CDS encoding MerR family transcriptional regulator, protein MRIGELAARAGTTTRTLRYYESRGLLPARRGDNGYRTYDEEDLKLLRQIRTLQDFGFELEETRPFVECLRAGHPEGDSCPASLVVYRHKLAELDTLIEQLTSVRGQVAAQLARAEAAVPGGPEPKCELGGRG, encoded by the coding sequence ATGCGAATCGGCGAGCTGGCCGCACGGGCCGGGACCACCACGCGGACGCTGCGGTACTACGAGTCGCGGGGTCTGCTGCCCGCGCGGCGGGGCGACAACGGCTACCGGACCTACGACGAGGAGGACCTGAAGCTGCTGCGGCAGATCAGGACCCTCCAGGACTTCGGGTTCGAACTGGAGGAGACCCGCCCCTTCGTGGAGTGCCTGCGCGCCGGGCACCCCGAGGGCGACTCCTGCCCGGCGTCCCTGGTGGTCTACCGGCACAAGCTGGCGGAGCTGGACACGCTGATCGAGCAGCTCACGTCGGTGCGCGGGCAGGTCGCCGCGCAGCTGGCACGGGCGGAGGCGGCGGTTCCGGGGGGTCCGGAGCCCAAGTGCGAACTGGGAGGACGCGGATGA
- a CDS encoding thioredoxin: protein MPEVTDADFAAEVIGSDLPVLVEFTADWCPPCRQMAPVLSALAEEEGDRFRVVQLNVDQNPATTNAYKVLSMPTFMVFRGGEPVKSMVGSRPKRRLLEELADVV, encoded by the coding sequence GTGCCCGAGGTGACGGACGCGGACTTCGCGGCGGAGGTGATCGGCTCAGACCTGCCCGTGCTGGTGGAGTTCACCGCCGACTGGTGCCCGCCGTGCCGGCAGATGGCGCCGGTGCTCAGTGCCCTGGCCGAGGAGGAGGGCGACCGGTTCCGCGTGGTGCAGCTGAACGTCGACCAGAACCCGGCGACCACGAACGCGTACAAGGTGCTGTCGATGCCGACGTTCATGGTGTTCCGCGGAGGCGAGCCGGTGAAGTCGATGGTCGGCTCCCGGCCCAAGCGGCGACTGCTCGAAGAACTGGCCGACGTGGTCTGA